The genomic stretch tcaATAGTTTAAAATTGGATATTGAGGATTTATTTTACATGATATTATGGTACTCTTGGTGGTGGCTAGCATCAGGTTCTAATGGCAGCATTAAATGTAACTTTTATGAGAGATTTAAAAACCCTCTCTTGAGTTTATGATCTTTTATAAGTTTCAGGTATTCTATGTTCTTTCTTGTAAGGATTGAAGTACCCCTAGTACTATTATTCTTAATACAATAgtttcttatgaaaaaaaatccaaaattctaATCTATAGTAACGCAACTTATTGTTACTATTTctgtaatttatttatttgaataatttataatttgatcAATTCAAAAAAGAGATTCATTATTAATGTGATGCAAAAAACAAACACATACAAAACATTACCaaagaaatataatttaatttaacaaAAGAATGCATCAATAGTGCATATTAATACATATACATTACAGTTACACAAAGATCTCTTCATCAAGAGTTTGTACTCTTTACCAACTAATTATTATTTTCCTATATAGTACATAATACTATAGATTATATAATCCAAGGCAAATTTTTCATCGCCTAAAACTTTACTCAGTGCATATAACATGCACAAAATTCAcctattaattagaattaatagGGAATCAAGCTAGCAATTGAGAGACAATTGCTAACAGTGATACTAACTAAACCATCAGCCTTGGACTGTTCATGGTTAGGTGATTGTTTCATATCCTCAAAAGCACTTTCACAGGTAGAAACATCAGCCATAACAGTACTAAGCATAACGGTAACGGTTCCGAGATCACGGGCCGGAAGAGCGTCCATAGCTTTTTGAAGATTGTCCATAGCATTTTTGTATTGATCCTTACATTCAAAAACTGCATTAGCAACCTCAGGGTTCCTAGCTGCATGTTTAGCCACCTTAGCTATTGTCAGCTTAATCTGAATCGAACAGGCTTTAATCGCGGCTTCGAGGACATTAATCATGTCGAAGTTTTGAGTTAGAAGAGGGTTGATGGTTGCGAGACAAATGTCGGGGTACTCGGTGTGCATGCAGATCTGTTCGATTCCGAGGCTGCTTTGTTTTGCTTCGGAGCGTTCGGAGTCAGCCATAGCGGGTCTGCGGATGGAGCCTTTTAGAATGTCGGAGAATGCAGCTTTGAAGGAAGATGAATGGCCGAATGAGGTGCGACCATGTGCTGATTCGGTTTCGGCTTCTTCTGATCCTGGTGATGACCTGGGAGATTCATGAGGTGATTGTGAATGTGCAGAATGGGTGGGAGGATCAGCCTGGTGATGATTCGGGTGGTGACGATTCGGGTGAGGATTCGCCGGGTGATGACGGAAGATTGGTTGTGGTTCAACCTCTGGTAGTGGTTCAATGTTTGCTGCTGGTTGATCATTGAATATGTGACCCATGCATGTTTCTACTGCAAAACATACTAGGACTATGTAGAAAATTTTGAGGTCAATGTTgttcatgttgttgatgaatttcATGTTATTTGTAGATGgttagttgaggaagaaatgtGTTATGGTGAATTATGTGTGAGATGATTTGATTTAACTTGTGAGGGGAACATCTTATATGAATTTTTCCATGAAAATAGGATGCTATTTGGGAATGGTAACCATTGTTTAGGCTATGTTTTAGGGGATAACTATACTTTGTGTGTGGTTGAAACTATATTACCTAAAAAAAAAGTTACACTTAAAATAGAGTTTGAGTTATTAATGTCTTCTCAATCTCATAAGCTCTATTGATGGTAAATCCATAAAAACATTGTGCATTGTGAGGAGCAATCCAAATATAAAAACTCCAAGAGTTTCTATTATGGGTGAGAGTGAAAATATGATATATGAATTTTAAATAGGATTTTTAACCGTTGTcaatttcattattaaacaaatagtaaatttgaaaaaaaaaatacagataaataaataaacttcattaagtattttttttaggtaataatggaatttttttaaacaaaaattgcAATGTCATTGAATCCAATAAGTATAAGTGACGGTTTAACCTAAACTTAGTCCTaaagtttaatttatttaataaataaattatatagatgaagatttaaaaatcattttataaattcaatctaaactttaaaattataaaattatattgtgaaaatcaatatttatatatatatatatattaaaggatTTGAATGGTGTTGTCAAGttcaattttatatattttttgtttttatttcggGCGATTCCCAAGGTTCAGATGGCAATTGCTCAATAGTAAAATAAGATGGAAGAAAGCTAAGGTAATCTCTTTTCCTTTTCTAAGTAGGCAATTTCATATGTGAAAACTTTGCTAGCCGTCCATATAAATCTAACGATTAATCGTGATCCACGTTGTCAATTGCTAACTATGTGTATTTAATGAGGAAAGTGTGTCATTTATTAGATATTcaaatttattatcatttataCACTACTTTTCACTCTCATATTGACTTGAGCATTGGAGATCTAACCTTGCAGGTCACCCCCTCTTCATCACATCGAAAGCTCTAAAAACTACTGCAGCAAGCTCGACATCCTCACTTACGGTTCAAATCTGGGTCCACTACGAAACATTGGCGTCATCCATGGGAAACAAATTTTGTTTCTTACAATCTTACATGATCAAATATCTCTAAATTCAATTGAATGTCCTCCATCTAAAATTCAAGTTTCCTATACTCAAATCACAAATCTCCATTTCCCGATCACTTCTCTCGAGTTTCAACCTTTTCATTTCAAACCCTCCCTTAGATCCATCAACTATGGTGGCATCAAAATCCTCGCGCTCCTTCGTTCAACGATAAGCCGTTGTCATCGCCATTGTGGCTTCCAGAGATCCATCACATCCTCCTCAAGGGACAAACGATTAAGTCTTGGTAGCATCTTTATTTGTTCATTCACAACAAGATCTTGTCCAACCTATGACAGGTCAAGGAGCATTCCCAACCTCTTTCATTCTTCGGATCTAATCCACAATTCCACTAAGGCAAACCTTCGCTTAAATCTCCACTACTATTGTGATTCATAGTCAAGAGATGCTTTATGGATTTCAACTACTACAAGCTAATAAGGGCGTACAAGGAGCCAATGATCTACTAAACAATGTTTATAATATGGTCTAACAACAGAATTCTCAGGCCTTAGTATAAAAAATATTCATGATTGTAAAGAGCTTGCAACATGTCAAACTGAGGAATAATATATTGCATGAAGCGGCATCACAAAGGAACCAAGCTGCCATCTATGAACTAGTTCCAATCCAGGAGGAAACACATCAAGAAAAAAGTTCAAAAGTCGACAAGCTACCAATGACATCATAGATACGAGACTCTTTCCCTCAATCCCGAGGGGGAAGAGGTAGCCATACTCCTAGAAAAGTATGTAGTCTCCGAAGGACCAGAGGAGAAAAAGGTATCAAAAAGATGCTCTTGTCCCAAAGAGAAAGAAAAACCCCATATTTTCTTGTATCCTCGATAGTAGGATTCCAAGATATCTAAAGAAGCTGCCAACGTATGGAATTATGTGCTTGCAAGTATAATAAGGAAGTGATCAAAGTTCATAAAAAAAGTAGGATATTCTAGGCCCTAATAACatcatggttttgatgatgacaacacttgATGGTAACAATCTTGAAGTCAATCAATGATTAAAGTTAACTCAAGTGATCAAAGATACACAAGATGATTGATCCAGCTAATCCTCTGATATAAGCtaaagaattagggtttatgcTCTCTAGTGATATAATTTGATAATGGTGTCTGACTTAAAGATATATCAAGCATCATTCACAAGAATATTAAATTGAAGTACTCATATAATTGGTATATCCATCATAAGACTTGAAGCTTCAGAATTTGAAAGAGAGTGAGAGTGAAAGGTCGCTTGATTGTGTTTGTCTGAGTGATCAGAGTATGTGAAAACACGGGCGTTTTATAAGCCTTAATTGTGGAAAAATCAcacaaacactaaaacctaattttaaagcctatttttttccaataaaatcaCCTTAAACGTTTTTGGAGACTAGCTAGATGAATTGGAAACTGTTAAATTGATTAAGACAAGTTTTTCAATTGTCTAATCAGTTAGAACAAATGCCTAATCGATTAATTGAGGgtgaatcaaatatttaaatgatTATGACAGTGTCTTAATGAATGGTAATGACTCTATACTAAAACCTTCCCATTTAGGAAGTAATAATCGATAATTTCATGTTCCTAATCAATTAGATCATTACTTTAGCCCATGGGTTGTTTCCTAAAGTTAACCATTCTTTAATTTAGTGAGGAAGTTATTACGAGAAAgtgaattattttaaatttaccaAAAGTTATTTTTCTTCTTGAGTAAATTATTCTTCCCTAGGAAGCATATGTTTTTACGTTTAGAGCTAAACTTGTTAAAAGCCCTTTTTGGGGATCAGTTGAAGCCTCTGTTTGGTTTGTGAGATCCGCCTCATGAAGAAAATGTCGTCTTCTAAGTTTGTGGAGAATAACCTGTGAAAAATCTTCACATCAGATCTTGAGCTCAACCCGGTAGTTGAACCTTCCTCGGAGGATTCAACATCAAATAAAGGAACTTCATCTAGAAGAGGTTATGAAGAAAAAGATTCATCTAGTGGAATTTTTGAGGGAAAATGGAGAAAAAAACTTCTACAAATAACACATTCATAGATTCAACATCAAGAAGGAACCTTAAAGAACCAACCTCAAATAGAACCTTCAAATAATCCTCGTTCAACAAATAAGATGAAGTATGTTTGAAAACATCTCACAAACAAgatgaccatgagaagttgtaaTACAAAAAGTTGTTCAAATTAAGTGTTAAgttaataaaaaatgataatacTAATAAGATTAACTTAGACCTTAAATAACATCTTGAGTTTCTAGATAAGAGTAACGAAACACTTAAGCATGATATATCTAATGTTTGAAACTCAAT from Vicia villosa cultivar HV-30 ecotype Madison, WI linkage group LG4, Vvil1.0, whole genome shotgun sequence encodes the following:
- the LOC131599737 gene encoding uncharacterized protein LOC131599737: MKFINNMNNIDLKIFYIVLVCFAVETCMGHIFNDQPAANIEPLPEVEPQPIFRHHPANPHPNRHHPNHHQADPPTHSAHSQSPHESPRSSPGSEEAETESAHGRTSFGHSSSFKAAFSDILKGSIRRPAMADSERSEAKQSSLGIEQICMHTEYPDICLATINPLLTQNFDMINVLEAAIKACSIQIKLTIAKVAKHAARNPEVANAVFECKDQYKNAMDNLQKAMDALPARDLGTVTVMLSTVMADVSTCESAFEDMKQSPNHEQSKADGLVSITVSNCLSIASLIPY